AGAGGGAGGTATGTGAAAGAATATTAATTCTGTTAGTCTCAGTTAACTGTGAAGTAGAAAATCAGTTAGAGAATTAGCTAGTGGCTTTGGTGGGAAATTCTGTACAAGAGGTAATCTCAATAAATAAATAGATCAACTACATTGTAACTCCAGGACATTGATAAAGATAATAATCCTACTTCCTCTCTCTTATTTTCCATCTTCTTCTATCGTTTTTTAACTTCTAAATTCTGATTAAACTCCATTGTTGAGTAGTTTCAGAAGCTTAATTAACTCCTGTTACCACTCAGAACATACTCCTAATTCACAAGCTGAGACAATCTTAGTATCATACTGATCAATTACGACATTAATTGAAAACTCACCCTTCTTTGTAAAGAATAACAACAACCCAGATTTCCGGCGGAGCTTGAGACACCTCCCGGATAAAATCCGAGCCagaaattcgaataattgaCCCGAATTTCGCAACTTTAGCAGCTTCCTTGATCTCTGATAACCTTTTCTTCCTACAATTAACAATTCCCACCATCCAATTAACTCCCCACAGTAattaatcaaaaatttaaaccCTACAAATTCGAAATAGAAACTGAAATAGAAATAGGAAACCTGTATTCTTCAAGGAATCGATCATCGTCAAGATCATCCTCTAGATCTTCGAGCTCATCGTGGGTTTTGGAGTCGATCCATGACTTGTCTTTAGGCTTCGAATCCTCGTCTTCCGCCGGAGTAAATGACGGAGGTTTGAACGCCGGCGCCTTTTCCGGGAGGTTTCCAAGCTTTCGTTGGATGTCGTCCCACTGTGTGGATGTTCCTTCAACATCCTTGTAAACGAAATGATAATCCGCCATTTTTACTTAGACACCGGGCTTCAGTTGAGATCttctcttctctctctcagcTTTGCTTTGTGGATGTCTGTGCTTTTTGGAAGACGAAGATTGAAATcacaaatctgaaatttttcttttccttttgttttccttcccGGGATAGTTAAAAATTGaggttaaaaaaattaaaaaataaaataaaaggtacTTCCCCGTCCCGGAATTTAACGACAACGAGTTTAATGCATTGTAAATGACTTAttatttacggatttttcatgaaatacccccgaattttggcgtaattcaccaaatgcctcTTGACTTTCAGACATTCATAAAATACcctatttcaatacttaatgtaccaaatacccttatttcaaaacttaataTAACAAATATCTTTAATGACGTCATCAAACCTATAATCGACAAATTAACGTCTAATTAACCCAGATAATCCCTAAGTAACACCCTTAatcaacccacccattaacaaaCCTAATTAACCCACCCGGCCATTAACCCACTAACTCAcccattttttttggttttctctctctccttcctaCTTCCATCAACTAAccattttttttctctctctccttcctgCTTGTTTTGTTCGATGACTGAGCTTAAAATCAAAGGGTTGTCATTTTTGATGCAATTTATAGATAACCATTTCGTCGATTTTGGTGGGTTTGAGGAAGATTAAGATCGAGTTTATTGAAATTTGTCCAATTGGAAGCTTAATCGAGCTGTCCACTTTGTTAATTTCACGAATTGGTTGGATTCTAGAGATTTGGGGAAACCCCGTGTGATTAAATTTGATGGGTATACAAGAAATCAGTGAAATTTGAGAAGACAAATGATCTTGCAATGGAGCCAAGGTTGTCATTGATGAAGCTTCTTATTTTTTGGGGCTTTTGTTTGCTTTGTTCATCATTGTTGTTTAATCTCAACAACAATCCCAACAAAaaccaccacaaccaccacaACAATCTCAACAATCACAGAATGGGAAAAATCTAATTGATCTACAACCGCCACCACAACCACTGACAACTCCTACGCATCTGCCTTCTCCTCTATCTCCTCTGCCTTCCTCTCCAACTCCCCCACATTCTCGTCTAACTCCACCGCCTTCGACtatctctcctcctcctccaccttCCTCTATCTCACCTCTTCCTCCCCTTGCCTATCTCTCCTCCTCACAGCAGAAGATCGAGAGAGAAAACGAGTTGGTGGTGCAGCCGGAAATCAAAGAAAACCAGTCGCAACCTGTCTTGCTTCCACCGTAGTTGTAATGTTGTTATTGGTGCTTGGCGACGACGGTGGCGGCGGTAAAGTTGACAGTCTTGGTGGAGGTGGGAAATCCATGGAAGAAAGTAGGAACCTTAATAAACAAatgggggagagagaaaaggaaaaaatgggtaattaagaaaaaatgggctaatgggtgggttaatgggtgggttaattagaGTTAATTAGGGTTGATGACGTCATAAGGGTATTTACCTATTTGGTACattaagtattgaaataggggtattttatgaatttctgaaagtcgaggggcatttggtgaattaatccaaaattcgggggtatttcatgaaaaatccgtactATTTAATTAGACGGTAGTTGTTGTGGGATATTTTCTTTAATATAGATAGTGGAATGTGTGTCAAACTTTTAAAGGGGTAAGGGGGGTGGGGTGGGAGTAGtggaattttttaatgtttttttagggagtaggggtgtaggtgggtccTGGGTAGGTGAGaaattgatataatattaataaatatttccatttttggaAACGTTACAAGTAATCTGGGACGGCCTTATAAGGAAAGCGTTTCGAGTATTtctggacggagggagtagattaGAGGTAAAGCTGAAACTAAAGACGATACCTTTGGAGTATTAATCATAAATCTCGTGCATACACCGATATTTAAAATTATTACTGCGTATTTGACAATTTTGTACAAAATATTTGAGTAAAAAAGAATTGCGTAAAAAATAAAGTAGTACGGAGTACAAATTTAAGGATTATTCTTGTTTGGACTTGATCCAAAATAAAGTATGGACccaaaatcaataatttttTCTAGCACCCTTCCTACAAACACAAGAATCTCGATTGTTCATATAAtgactataataaattaaacaccaaattacttagatatatatattaaccattttttgaatcaTAGTAAccttatgtttttaaaattaaattgtgacttaaaatcacattattcaagcacaacatgtatcaACTACACCAttttgatatatttttttccataataatcctaataaacATGTCAAAAATAAGAATTTGTTGACATTTCTTTAAGCATGCTCCACGATAAATTAGTGTGGACCATGTCCATTTAAGAATTAGTGCAAATATAAAGATCTTGAAATATTTTCAAAAGATTAATAAAGTCAAcatatattttatgattttataaatactattttttgacaaataaaattACAGCCGACAATTTATACTGAAgatcaaacaaataaagaatGATAAATTTTTAGTCATGTATACTGAATCTTTTCCATAAAAACATATTGAAATAAataaacgaatataaaaaaaggaaaaaaattacGGCGggaaaaaaaatttcaacagaAAATGACACGTGTTATTCCTGATGTATGTTTCAGTAGAAATTAATCAATAGATTTTAGGGTTCTTGTTATTCGACAAATAAAGGGAGAAGCTCCTACCATAAACTCGATCCCTTTATTCCTTATCCATAATTTAGTAGAAAGTAATCACGATTTAAGGGTTCTTTAAGTCGacaaataaataacttttaggGTTCTTCCTTCTTAATAAAACTTACGATGTTAcaactataaaagtaactatAATTATGAGGAGAAGTAAACCCTTATTAATATTAGTAGTAATTGTGTCTAATATTTAAAAGTAACATCATTAACATATAACAAATAAGTCTAGTAAAACATTAAAGTAACATCCTAATGTTTTAAGTGAATAAGTAACTAGATTAA
This Spinacia oleracea cultivar Varoflay chromosome 6, BTI_SOV_V1, whole genome shotgun sequence DNA region includes the following protein-coding sequences:
- the LOC110804096 gene encoding uncharacterized protein — protein: MADYHFVYKDVEGTSTQWDDIQRKLGNLPEKAPAFKPPSFTPAEDEDSKPKDKSWIDSKTHDELEDLEDDLDDDRFLEEYRKKRLSEIKEAAKVAKFGSIIRISGSDFIREVSQAPPEIWVVVILYKEGFAACEMLMGCLEELARRYPATKFVKIISTDCIPNYPDCNLPTLLVYNNSAVKANYVGLNYFGKRCTPEGVALVLCQSDPVLNDGQTGSDSSRRSVLDGESKRLIEKFVAERENVEDDGDSSD